From the genome of Pungitius pungitius chromosome 21, fPunPun2.1, whole genome shotgun sequence, one region includes:
- the LOC119212464 gene encoding mitogen-activated protein kinase kinase kinase 14, whose protein sequence is MATPRTFDSSTPFAIVTGGSELSFLGKEDDGRGCGDEGDGDSLVQAIGPHLSRVMQRGTANHVVGEEGVSIVAQAEREDFQEFSPTKTRCPYSRSQLLRKHRSLGVKTAPPSDTEDEDFHAAAQLPPHHLRRKRRRKIRSPAAGERPPIIRGLWVQEIDWLKSACKEAASFPAAEIIPPPPQFTDCSCRAGRGGEDGSPAEDGSPAEDARGGSDSDCSLDRDSESLYTHESESGSSCAAEDATRAPGGLEVDARMSNVAFDLMQVSGFRSSSHAGWDSGSEGCVRSPVGVSGSSPQKASQHAYGVDDMRDADVVLGALRGRVTQLPKLFVSPFFRDLIKQTLNWESSTPGSEGLLFHHLLQPSCCEYREGEEYCVLHRIQSGSYGDVFCVRDKRTRFKCAAKRIPASHFSSEEVSTWSALSSPRVVELFGAVREGPNIVLFMDLKPACLSQLLKDMSSLPEDLALHYFHQSLGALEHLHHRKVLHLDIKADNVLLSADCRDTFLCDFGLSETLDDSGRSAGAFRGSALPGTESHMAPEVARGDPLCAKADVWSSCCMLLHMLNGCPPWTRYYSPPLCLQIVNQPAPLWEVPSNCNNFTAKVFRAGLQKDRDRRASAKELRRRTTKALRAVGGLSSWSVQRARDDLRNDQSQDEGRACPSPPGVNPPTTRAPMHWVSPWRTTAVEEDSSDSVRDSEAEMDLFSGEWESGPKSLQDGEDWHSDSEVDIYMAEEEHLQKKWLKSERDYEGDWEEEREEEEEEEEEWDSSTSTEYLRALRGIFPLLQKGQQTKDDSWGSEPELKNLRKEAVSATQPPSPEPRDDPPSCFSCSDTSRMDASDKESDRSSDDLSSGVFSSCNSRTKGHLEWSASANQPSSYCFEGVDIWIENVRGECLRIRERRQVKVGHVAVGISEQVSGEAFTLETLDRKAVSLELEIRESCLWLRCVPAPDRCRRWRWRVTDGKLELRE, encoded by the exons ATGGCCACCCCGCGCACGTTTGACTCCAGCACCCCGTTCGCCATCGTGACCGGAGGCTCCGAGCTCTCGTTTCTCGGCAAAGAGGACGACGGCCGGGGATGCGGGGACGAGGGGGACGGAGACTCGCTGGTCCAGGCCATCGGGCCTCACCTGAGCCGGGTGATGCAGCGCGGCACGGCCAACCACGTGGTCGGCGAGGAGGGCGTCTCCATCGTGGCGCAGGCCGAGA GAGAAGACTTTCAGGAGTTCAGCCCCACAAAGACACGGTGCCCTTACTCAAGATCTCAGCTGCTCAGAAAGCACAG GTCGCTCGGCGTGAAAACTGCTCCCCCGAGTGACACGGAGGACGAGGACTTCCACGCGGCGGCCCAGCTCCCACCGCATCACCTCCGCAGGAAACGGCGCCGGAAAATCCGAAGCCCAGCGGCTGGGGAGCGACCTCCGATCATCCGGGGTCTGTGGGTGCAGGAGATCGATTGGCTGAAGTCGGCGTGCAAAGAGGCCGCGTCTTTCCCCGCCGCCGAGATcatcccgcctcctcctcagtTTACCGACTGCAGCTGCCGCGCAGGCCGGGGCGGCGAGGACGGGTCCCCGGCGGAGGACGGGTCCCCGGCAGAGGACGCCAGAGGAGGCTCAGACTCGGACTGCAGTTTGGATCGGGACTCCGAGTCTCTTTACACTCACGAGAGCGAGTCGGGCTCCTCCTGTGCCGCGGAGGACGCCACGCGGGCGCCAGGTGGTTTGGAGGTCGACGCCAGGATGTCAAATGTGGCCTTTGACCTGATGCAAGTGTCTGGTTTTAGGTCTTCATCTCATGCAGGGTGGGATTCGGGCTCTGAAGGGTGTGTTCGGAGCCCTGTGGGAGTCTCTGGATCCAGCCCACAGAAGGCATCCCAGCATGCCTATGGCGTGGATGACATGAGGGACGCTGACGTGGTTTTGGGCGCCCTGAGAGGACGAGTCACACAGCTGCCCAAGCTCTTTGTTTCACCTTTCTTTAGAGATTTGATCAAACAGACTCTGAACTGGGAGAGCAGCACGCCTGGCAGTGAAGGACTCTTATTTCATCAC CTTCTTCAGCCCAGCTGTTGTGAGTACCGGGAGGGAGAGGAGTACTGCGTCCTTCACCGCATACAGAGCGGGTCCTACGGGGACGTCTTCTGTGTCCGGGACAAAAGGACTAGGTTCAAATGTGCTGCCAAGAGG ATCCCAGCGAGTCACTTCAGCAGCGAGGAGGTGAGCACGTGGAGCGCCCTCAGCTCTCCTCGCGTGGTGGAGCTCTTCGGGGCTGTGAGGGAGGGCCCCAACATTGTGCTCTTCATGGACTTGAAGCCAG CATGTTTGTCCCAGCTCCTAAAAGACATGAGCTCCCTCCCTGAGGACTTGGCCCTGCACTACTTCCACCAGTCACTGGGGGCACTGGAGCACCTGCACCACAGAAAGGTCCTGCACCTGGACATCAAAG CTGACAACGTGCTGCTGTCGGCAGACTGCAGGGACACGTTCCTCTGTGACTTTGGTCTCTCGGAGACGTTGGACGACAGCGGAAGGAGCGCCGGCGCCTTCAGAG GAAGCGCCCTCCCCGGCACGGAGAGCCACATGGCCCCCGAGGTGGCCCGAGGGGACCCGCTGTGTGCCAAGGCGGACgtgtggagcagctgctgcatgCTGCTGCACATGCTCAACGGCTGCCCCCCGTGGACACGCTACTACTCCCCCCCGCTCTGTCTGCag ATCGTCAACCAGCCAGCTCCTCTGTGGGAGGTGCCGTCCAACTGCAACAACTTCACGGCCAAAGTGTTCCGGGCCGGACTCCAGAAGGACCGCGACAGACGGGCCTCGGCCAAGGAGCTCCGCAGGAGGACCACCAAAGCCCTCCGAGCAG TTGGGGGTCTGAGTTCCTGGTCCGTCCAAAGAGCCCGCGATGATCTGCGGAATGACCAGAGCCAGGACGAGGGCCGCGCCTGCCCTTCTCCGCCCGGGGTCAACCCGCCCACAACCCGGGCCCCGATGCACTGGGTGAGTCCCTGGAGGACCACGGCGGTGGAAGAGGACAGCAGCGACTCGGTCCGAGACTCCGAGGCGGAGATGGACCTCTTCAGCGGGGAGTGGGAGTCCGGGCCGAAGTCCCTGCAGGACGGAGAGGACTGGCACTCCGATTCAGAGGTGGACATCTACatggcagaggaggagcacCTGCAGAAAAAGTGGTTGAAAAGTGAAAGGGACTACGAGGGGGAttgggaggaggaaagagaggaggaggaggaggaggaagaggagtgggaCTCCTCCACGTCTACAGAGTATCTCCGGGCTCTCAGAGGCATTTTCCCGCTGCTGCAGAAAGGCCAGCAGACAAAAGACGACTCGTGGGGATCAGAGCCAGAGCTGAAAAACCTCAGAAAGG AGGCCGTGAGCGCCACCCAGCCGCCGTCCCCCGAACCCCGAGATGACCCCCCCTCCTGTTTCAGCTGCTCGGACACGTCGCGGATGGACGCCTCAGACAAG GAGTCTGATCGCTCCTCTGATGATCTGAGCTCTGgagtcttctcctcctgcaacagCCGGACAAAAGGACATCTGGAGTGGTCGGCCTCGGCCAATCAGCCGTCTTCGTACTGCTTTGAAG GTGTCGACATCTGGATCGAGAACGTCCGAGGCGAGTGTCTCAGGATCCGCGAGCGTCGGCAGGTCAAAGTGGGCCACGTCGCCGTCGGGATCAGCGAGCAG GTCTCGGGGGAGGCCTTCACCCTGGAGACTCTGGACAGGAAGGCAGTGTCCTTGGAGCTGGAGATCAGGGAGTCCTGCCTGTGGCTGCGCTGCGTCCCCGCTCCGGACCGCTGTCGGCGCTGGAGGTGGAGGGTCACGGACGGCAAGCTGGAACTCCGAGAATGA
- the arf2b gene encoding ADP-ribosylation factor 2b: MGNVFTSLFKGLFGKKEMRILMVGLDAAGKTTILYKLKLGEIVTTIPTIGFNVETVEYKNISFTVWDVGGQDKIRPLWRHYFQNTQGLIFVVDSNDRERVNEAREELSRMLAEDELRDAVLLVFANKQDLPNAMNAAEITDKLGLHALRQRNWYIQATCATSGDGLYEGLDWLSNQLKNQK, encoded by the exons ATGGGGAATGTATTCACAAGCTTATTCAAAGGCCTGTTTGGCAAAAAAGAGATGAGGATTCTCATGGTTGGGCTCGATGCTGCTGGAAAAACCACCATCCTATATAAACTGAAGCTTGGAGAGATAGTCACCACCATTCCCACCATTG GTTTTAATGTTGAAACTGTAGAATACAAGAACATCAGCTTCACAGTGTGGGATGTGGGCGGTCAGGACAAAATCAGGCCGCTGTGGCGCCACTACTTCCAGAACACTCaag GGCTCATCTTTGTGGTGGACAGCAACGACAGGGAGCGAGTGAACGAGGCAAGAGAGGAGTTGTCCAGAATGCTGGCAGAGGACGAACTCAGAGACGCCGTGCTGCTCGTCTTTGCAAATAAACAG GATCTCCCCAACGCTATGAACGCTGCAGAGATCACAGATAAGCTGGGCCTGCACGCCCTCCGCCAGCGCAACTGGTACATCCAGGCCACGTGCGCCACCAGCGGGGACGGCCTGTACGAGGGCCTCGACTGGCTCTCCAACCAGCTGAAGAACCAGAAATGA